A genomic segment from Candidatus Binatia bacterium encodes:
- a CDS encoding ubiquinone/menaquinone biosynthesis methyltransferase, giving the protein MALGLPPLAEKAAVVEAMFDRIAPRYDLLNRLLTLRLDQRWRRMVVRHAAIGPQDVVVDLGCGTGDLCALAAAAGARVIGVDFAAGMLVAARRRGLAMPLVRADAAVLPLPPACASVVTSAFALRNFVSIAPVLSEAARVLQPGGRLALLEVDQPSGALTRWGHDLYFKRLVPIVGALLSDPAAYAYLPQSTAYLPPTPQLLQLVTAAGFCGAVKRRLSGGIAQLIFAIRRQ; this is encoded by the coding sequence GTGGCGCTAGGACTGCCACCGCTTGCCGAGAAGGCCGCCGTCGTGGAGGCGATGTTCGACCGCATTGCCCCGCGCTATGATCTGCTCAATCGGCTACTGACCTTGCGCCTCGATCAACGCTGGCGGCGCATGGTGGTTCGCCACGCGGCCATCGGCCCGCAAGATGTGGTGGTGGATCTTGGCTGCGGCACGGGCGATCTGTGCGCATTGGCGGCGGCGGCAGGGGCACGTGTAATTGGCGTCGACTTCGCTGCCGGCATGCTGGTGGCCGCGCGCCGGCGCGGGCTGGCGATGCCGCTGGTGCGTGCCGATGCCGCGGTGCTGCCGCTCCCGCCCGCCTGCGCCAGCGTCGTGACCTCCGCCTTCGCCCTACGGAACTTCGTCTCGATTGCGCCAGTGTTGTCGGAAGCGGCGCGAGTGCTGCAACCGGGCGGCCGTCTCGCCCTGCTGGAAGTCGACCAGCCCTCCGGCGCGCTGACCCGGTGGGGGCACGACCTGTACTTCAAACGGCTCGTCCCCATCGTTGGAGCCCTGCTGTCGGATCCGGCGGCATACGCTTACCTGCCGCAATCCACGGCGTATCTTCCCCCCACCCCGCAACTCCTGCAGCTGGTCACCGCAGCCGGATTTTGCGGTGCGGTCAAACGCCGGCTCAGTGGGGGCATTGCGCAGCTGATCTTCGCGATCCGCCGTCAGTGA
- a CDS encoding isochorismate synthase, translated as MLNTLLRGAGDQIALAIEHARERKARVLVTLSGSIAPPEDLLGLVQHAGSAERYCFLWERPEDRFAIAALGATATFSAHGAGRFAQIAAACGSILDDSVADAASKAIGAPFFVGGFAFAPDPPKEEPWGDFPAALMVLPRLLIVRRDQSATLTATCIVDESSDCSGILRRLESDLEDMQRSAVCPRPEPSSDPTSVRYEAAPTLPLPQWKQAVADTVDDITRGRLDKLVLARCCTVASNRLFDCEPVLRHLRKTYPSCVLFWIGTPHGDFLGATPEPLVRVKGRAISTAAIAGSTAPGTSVADARALAQALKNSGKDRLEHAVVVRALVDILAPLCERLDVPLEPQLLRLDNVQHLITPIAGDLSESHHILDLVDRLHPSPAVAGHPRAVALQLLPQREALNRGWYAGPIGWMDAHRDGEFAVAIRSALVRGSEASLYAGAGIVAGSDPETELGETRLKMQPLLSALMEL; from the coding sequence ATGCTCAACACCCTGTTACGTGGCGCTGGCGATCAGATTGCGCTCGCGATCGAGCATGCCCGCGAGCGCAAGGCGCGGGTTCTGGTGACACTGTCGGGCTCGATCGCACCCCCGGAAGACTTGCTCGGCCTGGTGCAGCACGCGGGCAGTGCGGAGCGCTACTGCTTCTTGTGGGAGCGGCCCGAGGACCGATTCGCCATCGCCGCGCTCGGCGCCACAGCGACCTTCAGCGCGCACGGGGCGGGGCGCTTCGCGCAGATTGCCGCGGCCTGCGGCAGCATCCTGGATGACAGCGTCGCGGATGCCGCCTCGAAAGCGATTGGGGCACCCTTTTTCGTCGGTGGCTTCGCCTTCGCGCCCGACCCGCCGAAGGAGGAGCCGTGGGGTGACTTTCCTGCCGCCCTGATGGTGCTACCACGCCTGCTTATCGTGCGGCGTGACCAGAGCGCGACGCTCACCGCTACCTGTATCGTCGACGAAAGCAGCGATTGCTCCGGCATCCTGCGCCGCTTGGAATCGGATCTGGAGGACATGCAGCGGTCTGCGGTGTGCCCCCGCCCTGAGCCTTCCAGCGATCCGACTTCGGTCCGCTACGAAGCTGCGCCAACATTGCCGCTTCCGCAATGGAAGCAGGCCGTAGCCGATACGGTCGACGACATCACCCGCGGACGCCTGGACAAGCTTGTGCTGGCGCGATGCTGCACCGTCGCCTCCAACCGGCTCTTTGACTGCGAGCCCGTGTTGCGCCACCTGCGCAAGACATACCCCTCCTGCGTCCTGTTCTGGATCGGCACCCCGCATGGAGACTTTCTCGGCGCGACGCCCGAGCCGCTGGTGCGCGTCAAAGGCCGGGCGATCAGCACCGCGGCCATTGCTGGTTCGACGGCGCCCGGCACCTCGGTCGCGGATGCACGCGCGCTAGCGCAGGCGCTCAAGAACAGCGGCAAGGACCGCCTCGAACACGCCGTCGTCGTGCGGGCACTCGTGGACATCCTGGCGCCCTTGTGCGAACGCCTCGATGTACCGCTTGAGCCGCAGCTTCTCCGGCTGGACAACGTGCAGCATCTCATCACCCCGATTGCCGGGGACCTGAGCGAGTCGCACCACATCCTCGATCTGGTCGATCGCCTCCATCCCAGTCCCGCCGTGGCCGGTCATCCCCGCGCCGTTGCGCTGCAGCTGTTGCCGCAGCGCGAAGCCTTGAACCGCGGCTGGTACGCCGGGCCCATCGGCTGGATGGATGCACATCGCGACGGGGAATTCGCCGTCGCCATCCGCTCCGCTCTCGTGCGCGGCTCGGAAGCATCGCTCTACGCCGGGGCCGGCATCGTCGCCGGTTCCGACCCGGAGACGGAGCTGGGAGAGACGCGCTTGAAAATGCAGCCGCTCTTGTCGGCGCTCATGGAACTCTGA
- the menD gene encoding 2-succinyl-5-enolpyruvyl-6-hydroxy-3-cyclohexene-1-carboxylic-acid synthase, whose translation MYEHDPGFAGLEAFVAELAHAGVAHACIMPGARSTPLAVTFATHPALRSWSHVDERSGSFFALGIAKATRRPVAVVCTSGTAAANLLPAAVEAFYAHVPLLLLTADRPPELRDCGAGQTIDQIKLFGTHVKWFAEVGTAEAGLRYFRTLACRAVARACARPPGPVHLNFPFREPLLPRVASVPHGAELLASATNAQGPYTVVHDACAAPPETAVQALAATLAATPRGLIACGPQDSEAEFAVTVARLAKFVGYPILADAASQLRAGSHDTSLVVDAYDTVLRDETFARGVSPDVVLRFGPMPASKAFASYLQQHPRCRQIVIDPLTFWNDPISMASEILPWEPVAACNALCHCLSSNEIGSARRADERWRTQWLAAAHRVRAALERQLNSLNEMFEGKVFGELSRLLPDGTWLYVGNSMPIRDLESFWPTGPRAIRFLCNRGANGIDGFVSSGLGAAAVSDQPVVIVTGDLGFYHDLNGLLAVKRHGVRATIIVINNDGGGIFSFLPQGDCDEPMAEYFFTPHGLDFRGAAEMYGCAFTRVASWNQFRAAVASSLQAERTSVIEVPSERRRNVELHRQIWAAASQALAEE comes from the coding sequence ATGTACGAGCACGATCCGGGCTTTGCCGGACTCGAGGCGTTCGTGGCCGAGCTGGCGCACGCCGGTGTGGCGCACGCCTGCATCATGCCCGGCGCCCGTTCCACGCCCCTCGCCGTGACTTTCGCGACGCATCCCGCTCTCCGCTCCTGGTCACACGTCGACGAGCGCTCGGGGTCCTTCTTTGCGCTCGGCATCGCCAAGGCGACACGCCGCCCAGTCGCCGTTGTCTGTACCTCGGGTACCGCCGCCGCCAACCTCCTCCCAGCCGCCGTCGAAGCGTTCTACGCGCACGTTCCCTTGCTCCTGCTGACGGCGGACCGGCCGCCCGAGCTGCGCGATTGCGGCGCCGGTCAGACGATCGACCAGATCAAGCTCTTCGGGACGCACGTGAAGTGGTTCGCCGAGGTCGGTACCGCCGAGGCCGGACTGCGCTACTTCCGCACGCTGGCGTGCCGCGCGGTGGCCCGCGCCTGCGCCCGCCCTCCGGGCCCCGTTCACCTGAACTTCCCGTTCCGCGAGCCATTGCTGCCGCGTGTGGCATCCGTTCCTCACGGTGCCGAGCTGTTGGCGAGCGCGACGAATGCCCAGGGTCCGTACACCGTCGTGCACGACGCCTGTGCCGCACCACCCGAGACTGCAGTGCAAGCGCTGGCAGCCACACTGGCCGCCACGCCACGCGGTTTGATCGCCTGCGGGCCGCAGGATAGCGAGGCGGAATTTGCGGTAACGGTAGCCCGGTTAGCCAAGTTCGTCGGCTATCCGATTCTGGCGGACGCGGCGTCGCAGCTGCGTGCCGGGAGTCACGACACCTCGTTGGTAGTGGACGCGTACGATACCGTGTTGCGAGACGAAACGTTCGCCCGGGGTGTCTCTCCGGACGTGGTGCTGCGGTTCGGACCGATGCCGGCCTCAAAGGCATTCGCCAGCTATCTGCAGCAGCACCCCCGTTGCCGTCAGATCGTCATCGATCCGCTCACCTTCTGGAATGATCCGATCTCGATGGCGTCGGAGATCCTGCCCTGGGAGCCGGTCGCGGCCTGCAACGCGCTGTGCCACTGCCTGTCGTCGAATGAGATCGGCTCCGCCCGGCGCGCAGACGAGAGGTGGCGCACGCAGTGGCTTGCGGCCGCCCACCGCGTCCGTGCCGCACTGGAACGACAGCTCAACTCACTGAACGAGATGTTCGAGGGCAAGGTGTTCGGCGAGTTGTCGCGGTTGCTGCCGGACGGCACTTGGTTGTACGTCGGCAACAGCATGCCGATACGGGACCTCGAGAGTTTTTGGCCCACCGGCCCACGCGCCATCCGCTTTCTCTGCAACCGCGGCGCCAACGGTATCGACGGCTTTGTTTCCAGTGGCCTCGGTGCCGCGGCGGTCAGTGACCAGCCGGTGGTCATCGTCACCGGCGATCTCGGTTTCTACCATGATCTGAACGGCTTGCTCGCCGTCAAACGCCACGGGGTACGGGCCACCATCATCGTGATCAACAACGATGGCGGGGGAATCTTCTCGTTCCTGCCACAGGGCGATTGCGATGAGCCGATGGCGGAGTACTTCTTCACTCCGCACGGCCTCGATTTCCGTGGCGCCGCCGAAATGTACGGCTGCGCCTTTACCCGTGTGGCTTCGTGGAATCAGTTCCGCGCCGCGGTGGCGTCATCACTGCAGGCGGAGCGCACCAGCGTCATTGAGGTCCCGTCCGAGCGCCGGCGCAACGTGGAATTGCACCGACAGATCTGGGCGGCCGCCTCCCAGGCGCTGGCGGAGGAATGA